A single window of Anopheles moucheti chromosome 2, idAnoMoucSN_F20_07, whole genome shotgun sequence DNA harbors:
- the LOC128299482 gene encoding alpha-amylase B-like has product MRGFVCMLLTVLAVAVSGQFDTHQWGDRSGIVHLFEWKWNDIARECETFLAPKGYAGVQVSPPTENAVVWSPPRPWWERYQPISYNLNTRSGSESEFASMVSRCNAVGVRIYVDLVINHMAAISTNGGTGGSTANAGAMDFPAVPYGANDFNPVCSITNYNDPIMVRNCQLVGLPDLNQGNNWVRDKIVELMNKMINYGVAGFRVDAVKHMWPGDLQAIYSRMNNLPTSHGFPPNARPFITQEVIDLGGEAISKNEYTHLGTVTEFRFSAEIGRAFRGHNQLRWLVNWGPEWGFLPSHLGLVFVDNHDNQRGHGAGGEEVLTHKVPKNYKMANAFMLAHPYGIPRVMSSFFFNDGDQGPPADGDGNLSSPIINADDSCGGGWACEHRWRQIYNMVGFRNAVSGTSLNDWWDNGGNQIAFCRGGRGFVAFNLEGYDLNQSLQTCLPAGTYCDVISGSKSGSSCTGASVTVGGDGRANIFISANADDGVLAIHANSRL; this is encoded by the exons ATGCGTGGCTTTGTGTGCATGCTGCTGACGGTCCTGGCCGTGGCAGTGAGTGGCCAGTTCGATACACACCAGTGGGGCGATCGTAGCGGCATCGTACATCTGTTCGAGTGGAAGTGGAACGATATTGCCAGGGAGTGCGAAACCTTCCTCGCACCGAAAGGGTACGCAGGGGTGCAAGTGTCCCCACCGACTGAGAACGCCGTCGTATGGAGTCCTCCCCGCCCGTGGTGGGAACGTTACCAACCCATCTCTTACAACCTCAACACCCGGTCGGGCAGTGAGTCGGAGTTTGCGAGCATGGTTAGCCGCTGTAACGCGGTAGGTGTACGCATCTACGTCGATCTGGTCATTAATCACATGGCTGCTATTAGTACGAACGGGGGCACCGGTGGATCGACGGCAAACGCTGGGGCCATGGACTTCCCGGCTGTGCCATACGGCGCCAATGACTTCAACCCGGTGTGTTCGATTACCAACTACAACGATCCCATCATGGTTCGTAACTGTCAGCTGGTAGGACTGCCGGATTTGAACCAGGGCAACAATTGGGTGCGTGACAAGATTGTCGAATTGATGAACAAAATGATCAACTATGGTGTTGCCGGCTTCCGTGTGGACGCCGTCAAGCACATGTGGCCCGGAGATCTGCAGGCCATCTACAGCCGTATGAACAATCTGCCAACGTCGCACGGTTTCCCACCGAACGCTCGTCCCTTCATCACGCAGGAGGTGATCGATCTGGGCGGTGAGGCGATCAGTAAGAACGAATACACCCATCTCGGTACGGTTACTGAGTTCCGATTCTCGGCTGAGATTGGACGTGCCTTCCGCGGACATAACCAGCTTCGATGGCTCGTTAACTGGGGACCCGAGTGGGGCTTCCTGCCTTCTCATCTTGGGCTCGTTTTCGTTGATAACCACGATAACCAGCGCGGCCATGGTGCGGGTGGCGAAGAGGTCCTCACGCACAAGGTGCCCAAGAACTACAagatggcaaacgctttcatGTTGGCTCATCCCTACGGTATTCCCCGCGTCATGAGCTCGTTCTTCTTCAACGACGGTGACCAAGGACCGCCAGCTGACGGTGACGGCAACCTAAGCTCCCCGATCATTAACGCGGACGACTCATGCGGCGGTGGCTGGGCTTGTGAGCATCGGTGGCGCCAAATCTATAACATGGTTGGCTTCCGCAACGCTGTATCCGGCACCTCGTTGAACGACTGGTGGGACAATGGTGGTAACCAGATCGCTTTCTGCCGCGGTGGACGTGGTTTCGTCGCATTCAATCTGGAGGGCTATGATTTGAATCAAAGTCTGCAGACCTGTCTACCGGCGGGCACGTACTGCGACGTGATCTCGGGCAGCAAGTCGGGAAGCAGCTGCACTGGCGCTAGCGTCACTGTTGGTGGAGATGGTCGTGCCAATATCTTCATTAGCGCCAACGCCGACGATGGTGTCCTGGCCATTCACGCCAAT TCCCGATTGTAA
- the LOC128299483 gene encoding alpha-amylase 1-like translates to MRAAVVLLAVCATLATAQFNTHQRADRSGIVHLFEWKWDDIAAECENFLAPRGYAGVQVSPPTENAVIGGSFQRPWWERYQPMSYRLETRSGTEAQFASMVRRCNDVGVRIYVDLVINHMADMVGEGGTAGSTANRPNFAFPGVPFSVTDFNPPCLITNYNDPIMVRNCQLVNLPDLNQGVPWVRDKIVELMNHLIGLGVAGFRVDAVKHMWPGDLQAIYSRMDNLPTSHGFPPNARPFLTQEVIDLGGEAVTREEYTHLGTITEFRHSAEIGRVFRGSNPFRHLTNWGTGWGFLPSHLALVFIDNHDNQRGHGGGGSDVLTYKVPRNYKMATAFMLAHPFGIVRVMSSFSFSDSEQGPPQDANGNLLSPTFNPDNSCGAGWVCEHRWRQIYNMIGFRNAVAGTQINDWWDNGNYQMAFCRGSRGFIAFNLEPFDLSQNLQTCLPAGTYCDVISGDLVNGACTGNSITVGGDGRAQIVLPSNAYDGVLAIHINSRV, encoded by the coding sequence ATGCGTGCTGCCGTAGTGTTGCTAGCGGTGTGTGCCACACTAGCCACAGCCCAGTTCAACACCCATCAGCGGGCTGACCGGAGCGGTATTGTGCATCTTTTCGAGTGGAAATGGGACGACATTGCGGCAGAATGCGAGAACTTTCTAGCGCCCCGCGGATACGCCGGCGTGCAAGTGTCACCGCCGACTGAGAACGCCGTCATTGGGGGAAGCTTTCAGAGGCCATGGTGGGAGCGGTATCAACCGATGTCCTACCGCCTGGAGACGCGTTCTGGAACGGAAGCTCAGTTTGCAAGCATGGTCCGTCGCTGTAACGATGTCGGTGTTCGTATCTACGTGGATTTGGTTATCAACCACATGGCTGATATGGTCGGAGAAGGTGGCACTGCTGGCAGTACAGCTAACCGGCCAAACTTCGCGTTCCCAGGCGTACCATTCAGTGTGACGGACTTCAACCCGCCCTGTCTAATTACAAACTACAACGATCCCATCATGGTTCGTAACTGCCAATTGGTCAACTTGCCCGATTTGAACCAGGGTGTCCCGTGGGTGCGCGATAAGATTGTGGAACTAATGAATCATCTGATCGGCCTTGGTGTGGCGGGATTCCGTGTGGATGCCGTCAAGCACATGTGGCCCGGAGATCTGCAGGCCATCTACAGCCGTATGGACAATCTGCCAACGTCGCACGGCTTCCCACCGAACGCTCGTCCCTTCCTCACGCAGGAGGTGATCGATCTGGGCGGTGAGGCAGTAACGCGCGAGGAGTACACGCACCTGGGCACGATCACCGAGTTTCGCCATTCGGCTGAGATTGGACGTGTTTTCCGTGGCAGCAATCCTTTTCGACACCTGACGAACTGGGGCACCGGTTGGGGCTTTCTGCCATCGCATCTCGCACTCGTCTTCATTGACAACCACGACAATCAGCGCGGTCATGGCGGTGGTGGTTCGGACGTACTGACCTACAAGGTTCCAAGAAATTACAAAATGGCCACGGCCTTCATGTTGGCACATCCGTTCGGAATTGTACGCGTTATGAGCTCGTTCTCGTTCAGCGATTCGGAGCAAGGTCCCCCGCAAGATGCCAACGGAAACTTGCTATCGCCGACGTTCAATCCGGACAACTCGTGCGGTGCAGGGTGGGTATGCGAACACCGATGGCGTCAGATTTACAATATGATAGGTTTTCGCAATGCTGTCGCTGGCACGCAAATTAACGACTGGTGGGACAATGGTAACTACCAGATGGCGTTCTGCCGAGGCTCCCGTGGCTTCATCGCCTTCAATCTGGAACCGTTTGACTTAAGCCAGAATCTGCAGACATGTCTGCCGGCAGGAACGTACTGCGATGTGATTTCTGGTGATCTTGTGAATGGAGCATGTACCGGCAACTCGATCACAgtcggtggtgatggacgCGCCCAGATTGTTCTGCCATCCAATGCATACGACGGTGTTTTGGCCATCCATATCAACTCGCGTGTTTAA